TCAGGAAAATGAAACTatgtgaaacaaaaacagaaagttctGATACAAAGTCAGTCTAGAGAGGAAAGTATTTCAGGTTGTCTTTTACTATAGACGGTATGAAAAtgacaaaagtttaaaaattagTAACTTAATGCAACAAGAGTCCAGCCACACTGACTGTAAGCTCTGGTGTGCTGCACTAAAATGACGGAAAGCACATTAGGCAGTTTAGCTAACTTGTTCTAAGTATGTATCACAGTAAAATAGGATATTAAGTAAAGTTCTTCCTTTCTCACAGGGGTTGGTCCTTCATAAAGTAAATCCTAAACCTCATATCAGGCAATGATTAAAAGAAACcggttttaaataaatgtggtaCATTAAGGGAaaaatgaaccaaaccacaTAATTTACATCTGTCCCTTATCGCTTTTACTTTAGCATTAATAtgtaaatacaaattaaatcaaatataaCTAGTTGTGAAGTAGGTTAGATGTTTGCTTGCTAAATGCATGTTTAGGCTTTTATGTATAAAGGTCGCTGCAGTGGGCCGCTATTTAAAACCTGTTTTTCTACAGGTGAACTGGGGCTGATAGTGAACTCTAGTGTCGTTTCATGCGCTGCCACCTACTGGGGAGCCAATGTAAGttcacagaaaattaaaataacaaatgaGGAATAATATAATTGTTTAATTTGTCATTTAAAGTGGACATCATGCATCACAGGCTGTATTTTCGGTGAAATTTACTCTATTTCTGTGACCCAGcatattgatttaaaaacacttcACCAGAGTCGAGGTGAAGAGCTGaatgatggagggatggagggataaGACAGAAGCTTGGCGAGAGGAAAAGTTCGAAcaggttattttattttatgtactaAACTctcaatattaaaaaaatattttaactcaatatataatatttttatccaCCTGAGTGGGCATGTAATCTACTCGAAATCTACttgaaaaatacatgtttagTCAAATTTATTTGTTCCCTGAGGATAAAAAGTGTGAGGTTAAAAAATTAATGCATAAAAGAGTTCAAAGCCTTCCAATCAGAAGAAAATTTGTGttacaaaacccaaaatttaaaaatgttttagtcaaTTATTATGACACCTTAGGTTGTGCTAAGAATTATTTGTTCCTATATTATGaaaatgtaaactttaaaaGGTTCCAGTGGTTAATGTTAGATTTTAGCTCAGAACTGGTGGCCAGTTGAAGGAGGGTGTGAAGTCactgtggctgtaatgtggtTCACACAGTTTTTGTTGAGATGTTGTGCTTCACACCTGGAACAGCGTATTCTGAGTTGACGGTGCGGCTGGTGGAGAAGGACACGGTTGGTGTGTTGTTCTGCTTGTCCTTCTGCCGGCGGCGGTAGAGAAGCAGCAGagccagcagcaggaccaccaGCAGGACGAGCACAGCGATGCCTCCGATGGCCCCCCACGACTCCTTCTCACCCGGGGGAAGAGGAACCATGACGCTCCCCGCCTGTTCTGAGGAGTCTGAAAGTCAAGGAGGTGAAAGGTGCAGTAACCAGAGGAGCCTTCACTCACACCGCAGCTTAAAGTTTGACTTACTGTTCTGACAGGTGGCGCCCCAGTACCCTGGGCGACACACACACTCCCCAGTTTTCCTTAAACAAGTATCACTGTTGGGACAGTGCATAGAGCAGGTGTGGTTGCAGTGGGGGCCCCACAGGCCCTCTGGACATGGCTCACTGCAGTGGGGGCCtgagaaacaaatgaactgatGAGGTGGTGAATGAAACCGTAACCGGACCAATATTTGCAATCGCAGACCAGAAAACGTGGACATGCTAACTAAAATACTAAACCCAAATGAATTTTCTGTGCAGAACTTTATTAATTCATTGTTCTtctaacacaaaaaacagatgaacgaatgaatgaattaacAGGGTGTTAGCATGATTAGCAAGCTAATCTTCAGGAACAAACTAGAGTACTACTACTAGAGTAATTGGAAATAGAAAGTACACCCTGGAtcagttttaggattttaccatatTAATGATCTGGTCATTACCCGGTTTTAGAGATATTTAAAACTAATCTTacaagtgttttcttttataattgCTGTAAAAACCAACACATTAATGTGATTGTTGTGCcaggacaagaaaaaaaaaaaatctgtgatgTTTATCCAGAAAGAATCCATAAAAAGTCCCCTGTTTGGAGGCGAGTGGCTGCGATCagccacattgatgcagtaattcatgcaaaaggagctcCGACCTAGTcctgagtgcatagaaattaacatcattttcagaagcctgacatttctgttcaaaatatccttttttattgatcggatgtcatttttgaattttctgaaaatattaagtttgggttttcattctctgtaaaccagaATCATCACacttacaagaaataaaggcttgaaatatttaggTCTATAATGAATGTATATAATCCATGTTTCTTTctgaaatcaataaaatatattgaacttttttaagatattctaatttttttagatgtgcCTGTAGTAAAGCATTAGTTTATGGATGTGCATACTTGTGCATCCAGGTTATTGCAGCCTTTTTAGTTCTGACATATCTCACTTTAACAGATCTGTTTTCGTTTCagctgaattataaatgatATACGTTGGATTGCCAAACAGTATTATATCTGTCTACTTCTACATGtgcatgaactttgatgacatcctactCTTAAGctataaggtccagtttgttaACGGACCCACCGTTGCCATCAACAGCAACTTGTAAACATCTTCCGAGGTTTAGGAGTGttttcatagttagatgagaacaccagaactgcagcctctgctctaattcatcccaaaggtctgcaggaaggttgaggtcaggccaGCAGGCCAATCAAGGTTCTCCACactaaactttatacacctgcagccatggaagagATTGGAACACTAGAATTTATTGATTTGCTGGCGCGACCAAATccggttttattttttatttttgtggcactaatggcctttattttgtaagttgactgacaggaaattgggtggagagaggggaagacatgctgcGAAGGTCAGCGGACCAGGACCTGGACCCGTGATGGTTGCATTGAGTACTGTACCCGCCCTATATGGGTCGCACGCTCTCCTGCTGAGCTTCCGCCACGTCTAGGCGGAACGGTTTTTAAAACGATTTATCATGagctcattttttattttacagaaaccCACCATGATGGAGTGTGGACACTTTTTAGATGTACTGTACCTAGAAAATAAACTACAGTTAATGGTGATTTGTTGAgttttcatttcagaaaataccCTTTAAATGCTTCATATTCAGCAGCTGGTTAAAATACAAAGCAAAAGAGCTCTTTCTTCTGTAGAATTAGGTCTCATATTTGTACAAACATTGTTACCTCCTTACATTTGAGTAATTCCTGCTCTTAATGAATTTCCAATTTTGCTGCATTGATCTGTAATGACAAATTTttacaaacacattttgtttttacaggtgGGCTGTTTCTagacatttatgtttgtttggCTTCTGAGCTTTGTTCTGATATATTTTCATGCATGTATTTCCATGTTTGGTGTAAACCTTCTGGTGAAATTCTCTGGTTAGAAAGCTCAAACTGAAAGGTGTCATTTAGAAGAACAGAAGACTTCTCCTTGAGGCTGTTAAAACCTGTGGCTCGCTCCGTCCACTTGGACCTCTCCTATGAAACCAAAGCCAACCTGGTAGTGAAGGCGGCAGGACGTCATCACTTACCCATCCAACCTGGCAGACAGTGGCACTCCCCGTTGGTCGCCTGGCAGCCGCTGCCGTGGACACAATCGCACCTCTTCAGGCAGCCCGGCCCAAATGTGCCCATCTGCATGGAGAACAAGAGCCAACGGGCAGAGAATTGTCAGGGGATTCTCTTCATTGTTGGGCCAGCTCAGTCAGAGTCAGACAAAATACTACACTGGCACTGTGGGGTTGGGTGGACAGCCGGTCAGGTTGGCATGATAAAGGCAGGAGGGATATGTGTCCAAAACAAAGATTAAAGCACACAGAGAGGGAGGTGAAAAGAAGGAATATGTCCTGTAACATGTCTATGATCCATGCATTATTCTTCTTAAAAATATCAGCTCATTGAACCAACTCTGGGTGATATTAACATAGGATTTCTGGGTTGTGACATGTGCTGTGACCCGAGTCCAAGATGACTCAATGCATCTCGGTTggtattattttattgtgtcattttagtttaaacaactgttttttttttttatcttaataaGTGTTTATAGTTTCAGATGAagaacaaatattattttattctcaTGTCTTTTGAAGCACAAGAGTGTACAAATAACTACTGTATAACAGCTTCGGTTTATTGAGGTTAGTTTCTGCAGCTCTCTTATGGTCCCACCTCAGCCTTTCTGCatttgaggtctggactttgactgggccatttggACATTGATTCTTTTCTTTATCAGCTGCACTGTTGTAGAGTCACTGCAGTTGGGGATCATGGTCCTGCTGATGATCCAGTTTGGACCCAGCTTTGAACTGTTGGACCCTtatttgactctagaatactttggtttacagaggagttcatggtccTTTTTATGACTGCAAGATTCCCAGGTCCAATGGCTGCAAAACAAGATCAAATCACTAtacctccaccaccgtgcttgacatTTGGCATGTTGTGTTTGGATTTCTTCAACCATGGGTCTCCGGGAAGGATTTGCTGCTGTctttaatgttttccacttgtaaaCCCTGTTTTTCGCTATAACATTCAGGACCTCTGGTAGTTGGACTTGGTTTATGACTCTTCCTAGACTGATGGTTCCTCCTATCCATCTTGTGTGAACACACACATCTAAAGCAGAAAACTGACAAAACTCCTGCTTTTACAAGCATTTGATCAGttgatgttttccttttttatttgatagaaCCAGTAACGATGATTTTATTCGTCCACACACAGCTCCTGCATATTGGATTCACATTTTGGTGAAAAAATAATGGTCTTACACCACATGGCTGGTCACAAAGCGCCCCCTGCCATCCAGCTGGGCATTTACATGATCCATCTGCTGGGTCACATTTTGCCCCGTTGGTGCAGCGACAGGTGGCGTTGCATCCTGGGCCCCAGGTGCCCTCAGCGCAGGGGACAGAGCAGTCTGACCCTCGCCAGCCTGCAGATACAGAGAAACAGTTAAATATGATTTACCATCCTTCTTTTCCTTTAACAGCTCTAGTTTGTGATGAACATTTCCAGACTCTTAATGCTTCTGACAGAGTGAGTTACCCTCTTTGCAAAAGCACGCTCCATCAACTGGTGAGCAGTCTATGAAGTTTTCACAGGAGCACTCCAGGGAGCAGTTCTTCCCATAGGTGCCACTTTTACAGGGACTCTCACAGTGAACACCCTaaagttgcaaaaaaaaaaaaaaaaaaagatatttgccACAGGTCAGgtaagaaaagaagaaataaaaatcacttTAAATTAGTCAATAGGTAAATCACCATGAAGCCGGGAGGGCACTGGCATCGTCCTGTGGCGCTGTCACACATGCCTCCGTTCACACACAGACACGGTTCCACACAGCCGTGACCGTAGAAACCGTGGGGACACGTCTCGTTACAAAACAGACCCGCCCAGCCCGGCTGGCATGTGCACTCTCCTTTCATTGGGTGGCAGCTGCAGAGTGACAACACACATTTAGGTGTTTGGATGATGTGTCGTCCAAAAAGACCAGCAGAGAGGGGGATTTTCCTCCAATCACTGGGGGAACTAAAGGTTCCTGCTGGgtgagtttttttccttttgggcATTGACTGATCCTCACAAACCTAAATCTGTTCAATAACCAGAAGGAACTGACATTAGACTGGTTTGACCTCTTAGAAGAACAATCTATGTGCACAAGCtctgaaatgcaataataaccCACTGACTAAAAGCCAAATGAATTCACTTTTAACAATTTAGATATCATAGAATGAAGGGCAGAAACTTTTCTACCATCTGAGAACTTGGTGAGAGTGCAGCACCAAACTGCAGATCCAGGTGTGCAGGAGTTAATCAGAGCCTGATACATGCGAAATCatttaaaatgctgcagcagcaggaaaATGAACAGAGATCAGAGAAAGACGAACCACAACAagacataaacatttaaaatgatgaaCAGATGTGCAGCAATCAGCAAACAAATGACAGTAATTCAGATGTAAAACTGAGGGAACCAAGCAGGCAGAGAAttacaaaaagaaacacaaggTCCCATCTTCCTGAACAAAAGCCGTCTTAGCAATAAAACCACAATTAACCGTATGAACTAGGAGGTAAAGacaaaacacagcagacaaagtcaaaaatattcaatatatatatgaaaaaaatcagGAAAGAATTGAGGTATTTGTAGTGAAGTTCAGGGCCAGAAGATTAGTCATCAGGTTTAAATCCCGACAccattacagaaaataaaataacatgtttatCAGGGCTGCTGCAGTAAAGGCCAATAATGACATGAGgaataaaaaacagttttctcctgtttaaaaatcacaagATTTAGAAActtctgttgcttttttgtaGAAAAATGCTATAAGAATAAATGTCTAGTTCTAGTTTTATTTTAGCAGTTCTGAGCTCAACATCACAAATACCCATGAATGTCTTAGTCCAAAGTCCACACTGTATATAGTAACATCTGTTAAATAGAAAGAAGGGTGTTCACCACAGTTAAAGGTCAGCTTATTGAACATAGCTACATTTAAAAACGAATATTAAGATCTCCACATCCCAGAGCCCGTCTCCTTCTCACCTCAGAGTGTGTTTCTCTTCACAGAGACACGTGTGTTCACAGTGCATGCCGTAGTTCCCGGCCGGACACATCCGGTTCCTGCACTGCGGGCCGCTGAAGCCCGGCTCGCACAGACAACCGCCGTCGATGTTGTAGCAGCGGGCGCCGTTAGCACAGTCGCACACACCTTTACAGTCCTGACCGTAAGTACCTGCAGTGCACTCCTCATTACACCTAAAAGATGAACAAACAGATTCACTGAGGAGCTCCTGCTGATTTCATCTGGACCAGGAAACACAAACTAAAGATTCTGTTCTGTTGGCAGAGAGATAGCGTGACGTCACATTTAATCTCCTGTGTCTGATGTTTGAGAAAAAGGaaactttcattttaaaacttccTACTAACTGGGCAGCTGTAACTGAAATCAGGTCAGAATGAAGgacaaaacaaaaggaaaatgcaCATAAATATGAAGAATGTTATTGTGACTTATTAAAGTGGCATTGAGCCATagttctccaggctttctgTAAGGTTATTTATTACACCTTGTGGGCTTTGTCGGGTCGTTGGGGTAAGTCAAGATTATTAGTAGGCTACTGCACCACTCACAAACCAATTGAATCCCTtactgaaaaaatataaatctgacACAAAATTCTaacaatacaaacacacataaatgcaacaaataaatggagaaaaacacacagataCTGTTAACTGATAAAAAAGCTTTTGTCTtctcagaaaataaagttttgagACCTATTTTAAAGGAGCCAACAACTTCTGCAGGtctcaggttttcaggaagTTGGTTTCAGTGCTGAGGAGCAGAACCACTAAATGCTGCCTCtacttgtttagttctggtcctggTTGACTCTGAGTAAACAGGTCTGATGACCTGAAGGATCTACATGATTCATGCCTGACAAGTACACTACCTGCCAAagcttttcagaatcagaatcagctttattgccaagtttgtacaaacaaacaaggaatttgactccggtacactttgctctttggttttgtttttgcattacagaatatacatatttacaatgtacaacatacacatatataataaaaaggtgcatttgcaacatctgtatgctgttgttttgtactttattgaatgttcaacagagaaacagtctgggggaagaaactgtctctgtggcggctggttttagtgaacggtgccctgtagcgccacctgaaggtaaagctctgataCGCTTTTAGATTtgctttctcacttaatgggtctctttattttcatcactatTTGCATAGTAGAttttcaccaaaggcaacaaaactatgaatgaacataCATGAAATTATgtggtaaacaaaaagtgtgaaataattgtaaacatttttatattttagattcttccaaatagctgccctttgctctgatgactgctttgctctcttggcgttctctctGTAAAAGatcttcccagaggttcattaagagacggccaaaggttaatatttcagtcatcactgCAACATCTtctttaaagaatctaaaacataaaaacttattttgctattttttttagcaACATATTTCCATATGTGtttattcactgttttgatgcattAAGTGAGAATCTACTTACAATAGAAacagtcataaaaaaaaaccattcaatgaaaaagtgtttctaaaacctTTACCGGCAGTGTAACTGAGATAGATTTACACCAAAAATCATTCAGTGCCTTATAGACCAGTAACAAGATTGTACACAAGTATCATCTGAACCAGTGCAATGATGTAATAACTggtgtagtttttgtttttatgaggcTGTTAGAATTTAGCTCTTGGTCCATAACTACACCTCAGTTTCTGACATGCTCTGTAATGTTTAACCTTGTtgagtctgagtgctgatcagGTAACATGTTGCACCTGAAGTGGAATTAAGCTGGAGGAGGACCTTCTTGCCCAATCACTCATTGACTCTAAAGGCCTGTGGCCATACAGCTAAATATAAAGCTAGGACTCATCTGCACATGGTAAGAAGTGCAACACTGTACAATCTGAGGTAGAGGGATTCtatggaaatataaaaaaaaaaggatctgaGAATGATGCCTTGAGGAACCCCTCATGTTATTTGCTTCTCCAAACCCACCTGTTGCCTGTGAAACCTTCATTACACTGGCAGTGTCCAGTTAAAGGGTCACATTTACCACCGTTGTGGCAAACACAGTCCCCTGTGCAGTTTTGTCCAAACCTTCCCTCAGGACATTGTTCCGTGCAGACCGCACCCTGCCAAGCAATATTTGATATTAGATCCAAGCTAGCGTTACAGGAGAGAGTCCAGAGGTTTTAGCTGCACATTTAGATATCTGGATATGAGAAAAGATCCCACTGGGACCACGGGAACATACCGTCCATCCAGACGGACAGGTGCAGACCCCTGTGCCCTTACAGTGGCCTCCATTCTGGCAGGGGCATCGCGGCTGGCATTTCTTTCTACACATCTTCTCACAGCTGCAGGAGtgacagagaggaggagacagCTTACTGGCTGCTTACTGTATCTGCATAAAACACTTTGTGAGCATTCCTGAGGACTAAAGTCaatgtttttgtcttgtctTCGTGAATTTGGTTATTAAACCATGAGTGCAGATGTTGAGGCGTTGATTCTGAAGTAACTGCCAATTAACAGATATTACATTGTCTCAAAGAAGCAGAAGGAAACAGTTTTTATGACAAGTTTTTTTGTCACATCAGCTCAGTTGGAAAATGTCTTCAAGCAATCAGAGCAAAGATTGTTTGGCTAAAACAACCAGCACCACTTCCATTTCACTGATGTTTTACTCATTAACGCATCCTGGAGGTAAAATGGGCACATTACAAATGTTCATAACTCATTACAGAGCTGTAGCTCATCCTCCCTGTTGCCAAGTTTCTGCTTTTTCCTTCCTGAAAGTGAAAAGTGCTGAGATTTGAAATTGGCAGGATGAAAGCTTTCACTAAGTGCATTGTGGGGAAGAGTTTTGTTTACTGGTCTTCTGGGGCAGCTAAACAGGGTGTAACGAATGACTCATGGAGCAGCATGGAGTAGACCATCGGGGTGTCTTTTACATCTTCAAATTAAGTTGGGAAAACTAATAAGAGCAATAAAAGATTTGTGTCTGACATACCTAAAGGGAAAATTAAGATAATGAAGGGATCTGTAATGAAGTTTGAGTGTCTCCCTAAAGAAATACTTAACCACACAGAGTGCTTTAAAGATACCTCATACCAAATCAGGAAACAGATCGTATTTATTGAAGCTCTGATAAGAACACTAAAGATGGAAGTGTTGAAAACCTAGAGCAGAGATCGCTGGTCTCCACCTGAAAAAACATCCACAAATTCTGCCTGAAACTGCTCAACAGCtgtaaacaaaagaaacacGATTCTAAGGGGTTTTTATGTGAGGCTAAAAAGTGCAGAGCTTTGATTTACAGtcatgttaaaaataaagtacataCTCTTTCAATGTGATAGTTTTATGTTTCAGGGCATAATTTTTATTGTCTTGTCTTTTCCAGGCTCAATTTTAccttaaatgtaaaaaacacatGACAGTTTCCACACTGACATTATTTATTCGCTGAAATTACAGACAGATTGTAAAAGCTGGGAGTGAAAAACTAAGTATGCCCCATGATTtaacagcttgtagaaccacctctTCCATACAACCTTGCTTCATCGCTTGCATGACGGGCGGAGGTCGTTAGATACCAATCTACAGTATCTTAAGGCGGGATACGGAGCACACTATGCATAGGTCTCCTGTCTATGAGGCGCAACAGAAAGACACACAGGAGAAATAACCATACAGAAACACACTGATACCTAAGGGTAATTCATAGCAACCAGttgacctaacagtcatgttctggtactGTGGGaaaaagctggagtacccggacggtacccacacacacaggttTTCCAATTTGACCTGTTTAGTTAATAAATAATGAGAGTGTGGAAAGCATTCTGTGTTTCTGAACAAGCTATCAGAACTTACAAAGTCCCGGTGGAGCCATTGCGACATCTACATTCTCCAGATGCTTTATCACAGGATCCTCCATTCGCACACTTGCACTTCTGCTGACAGCCCTTCCCAAAGGTCCCCGCCGGACAGGAGTCCTCGCAGAAGAGTCCGATGAACCCTGGAGGACACTGACAGGCTCCGCTCACAGGATCACAGAGAGCTCCGTTCTCACATTTGCACTCCTGACGGCAGTCTGGACCCCAGTGTTTGTGATTGCAGGCTGGGGCATAAAAGGACAACAGTAAATATGACAACTGTAGCTTCCCTATTAATGGATGTATTTCCTGCTTTTAGTTAAAACACCATTAATAATTTTTACAAGCTgtaatggttttaaaaccaGCTGCTGTATTTCCAGCTCTGTGAATGTTCTCCCATATTTTAATCTAACTAAAACGTCTTTATACTCTTTGCAGCTTGAATGCAGGGATTGCTTGGTCAGTTCTATGTTTTTTAATCTTCTAATCCAGTCATCTGTCTCAAGCAGCATGGTGCAGAGTTCATGGCCTCATGTCAGACAAGCATCAGATTCATTTCAGGAAAGCACTGTAGGACTTAGGTTTGCTCCTCTTGTTTCTACTCCCATATCTGTCCCCTTAGCCTGGGGTGTCAGATCACCAACTAATAAACATGAGATTTGCATGGAGCTCACACTAAGACAAGCTCCTCATAGTGAGTATCACAGAAGCCTGATTGGCTCTGGAGGGGTTTGCCTGCACACAGAGATTCACACAAGTTTTGGATTTCAGTTCATGATGAAAAGATCTCAGATTGGTCAGGGCCGCATACTTCAGATTTCTATTCAATTACTTCAACTGTGTCGTACTCTGGTTTTCACCGCAAACACATGATCTGCAACAACACTGATGaaactgatggatggacaaTGGAAATATTTTCACAGATTTCATGCTAAATAATACTTTGTTATGTGAGCAACATGCATTCGAACATCTGAGCTGCAGATAATTTGTTTTCACCCTGCCtgccaacacaaacacaccttcCTGTCTGCAGTCTCCATGCTCGACCATGACTAAAAAACACACTGAGTTCTGCAGATGATCCCTCTGAGAGCGGAGCAGAACCAAATTAGGCTTGAAGTGAAGCTCTGCCACGGACTGCAGTGTTTATTACACTAACGTGGAGGAGGACAAGGTGCCTCCTGCTGTTTATAAAGAATCACAACGCCACTTGTTCTCTGTAGGGCACTGGGAAACGGTTCAGCTGGACTGTGTCAGGTTGAGTAATGAGAATCTCAGCTGGAGCAGAGGTTGTGTTTAAACAGACATTCTCCAGATCAGTGAGGGTCTGCAGGACCATAGGTACTGACAAACAGCCACACAGAGATCCAGTGAGCAGGAAAAATTGACCTGAACTGAACCTACAGCTACAGCCAGAGGTTTATTAATAGTGGGCAtgaatgttaggttaatttgggccttttttggatttatttaaacAGTTCTTTTGGAACAGTAGAATAATGATGCAACATACAACAGTAAGGATTTTAGGAAAGAAGACCTGTGTGAACTTAGGGTCAatattatacatacaggctttAATATTTCCATATACTGTCCCTAATGTTTGATTAAATGTCCCTTAGCATGTTTCACCTCAACCTCACACGTGTTGCACCCATCAACAGACT
This genomic stretch from Girardinichthys multiradiatus isolate DD_20200921_A chromosome 3, DD_fGirMul_XY1, whole genome shotgun sequence harbors:
- the pear1 gene encoding multiple epidermal growth factor-like domains protein 11; this encodes MQTLFFSAVLHLFGFLVGLSSSLDPRDPNVCSLWESYTTSVKESYSHPYDHVTEEPCSDPRTSYRCTRHRITYKTAYRQAVKTQYRRRYHCCPGYYESGDRCVAHCSKECVHGRCVAPNRCQCEKGWRGDDCSSSCNHKHWGPDCRQECKCENGALCDPVSGACQCPPGFIGLFCEDSCPAGTFGKGCQQKCKCANGGSCDKASGECRCRNGSTGTFCEKMCRKKCQPRCPCQNGGHCKGTGVCTCPSGWTGAVCTEQCPEGRFGQNCTGDCVCHNGGKCDPLTGHCQCNEGFTGNRCNEECTAGTYGQDCKGVCDCANGARCYNIDGGCLCEPGFSGPQCRNRMCPAGNYGMHCEHTCLCEEKHTLSCHPMKGECTCQPGWAGLFCNETCPHGFYGHGCVEPCLCVNGGMCDSATGRCQCPPGFMGVHCESPCKSGTYGKNCSLECSCENFIDCSPVDGACFCKEGWRGSDCSVPCAEGTWGPGCNATCRCTNGAKCDPADGSCKCPAGWQGALCDQPCGMGTFGPGCLKRCDCVHGSGCQATNGECHCLPGWMGPHCSEPCPEGLWGPHCNHTCSMHCPNSDTCLRKTGECVCRPGYWGATCQNNSSEQAGSVMVPLPPGEKESWGAIGGIAVLVLLVVLLLALLLLYRRRQKDKQNNTPTVSFSTSRTVNSEYAVPDVPHSYHHYYSNPSYHTLSQNRPPLPHLPNNHDRIIKNTNNQLFCSVKNAARERRGLFGVETNATLPADWKHHETRKDSGAFGIDRSYSYSASLGKYYNKELKDSVAVSSSSLNSENPYATIKDLPGLPFCPPESSYMEMKSAVPRDRAYTEISSPPFSMATLRRERQSSLGHESHEDPQSHYDLPVNSHIPGHYDLPPVRRPPSPRPAPRRTFQ